From the genome of Ktedonobacterales bacterium:
CATTGATAAAGACCAGCAAATCAACCACGCTGAATGTCTGCACCGAAGGCACAGCTTTTTGTATCTGCTGGAGCGTATCGTGCGCCTGATTGGGATCGAGCTTCAGCGAATACACGTACAGCGGATTGCCACCACTCAGCGTATTCACCAGACTATTCGCGCCATAGATCGGCAGATTCGTACCGGTAAAACTCGTCGGGTAGAACCCCACCACTTTTAGCGTCGCTGTTGTTTTGCCGTCACGGCTGCCCACCTTCACCAGATCATCCAGCTTCAGATTGAGCGGACCAAGCGAGGCAGCCTGCGGCATCAACACGTTATAACTGCCGTCAGGGTTCGGGCTGGCATCCTGCGCAATCAGATTACGACCAACCTGACTGGCCTGGAACCCCTTTACGATCTTCGTATCGGGAACAGTTCCCTGGGCAAGATCGTAGCCGGTGACTCCGCTCAGGAAAAAGATCGCGCCCTGGCGCCCTACACTGCTGCTGGAACCAGCATCAGAGACCCCTTGCAGAAACGTCCCAATATCAACATTGTTGACCGCCAGCGGGATGTCTTGCGCAACAGCGTTCACCGTCTGCCCCTGGATCTCCGAAATCTGCGCCAGCTTCTGATCCACTGCCGCTTTATCCGCGCTCCCCACCAGGAGAAACGAGTTATATTTCAATTGTGTGGAGAGAGCGGAATTAATTTCATCCTTGATATTCTGTCCCAGCGTCAAAATCAGCCCGATAGCAAAAACGCCCACAAAGAGCGCCACCATCGTCGTCGAGGTGCGAATCTTCTGCCGCCCGATATTGCGGAGCGCCATCTTCACATTTGACTTCCAGGTGCGCGGCAAGATAACCACCACCAGACCCAGCAAAGAAACTACCAGGAACAGAACGCCAAACGCTGGTATCGCCAGAGTGATGGCAGCAGAGATGAGCAGCGCCCCACCGATCAGCAGCACAAACCACAAAGAGAAACGCTCCGGCACAGGCAGCTTCCCAATGATGAACGCGATCAGCGTAAAGGCCAGGCTCAGCAAGAGTAAGAAGATGCCCGCGCCAGCCACCAGGCCAAGCGCCACGCCCACGCTCTTCAGAATGCTCAGCGCCAGGAAAAAGAACAGCACTGCCAGCAGGACGGCAAGCAAAATGGACACCGCGATCCCTGTTCCGCCCCTGCGCTCGGCTATCCCGCGCAGCACTTCCACAGGCCGAATCTGGCTGGCCTGCACAATCGGCAGCAGGCCAAAGATCAACGCAGTGAAGAAGCCAATCGCCACCCCGGAAACCACCGTCACGGGATCAATACTCCCGGGCAAAGCGATACTAAACAACTGTTCCACCAGGCTCTTCACCAGGAAGCTGACGCCAACACCAGCCGCCGCTCCCACGATGCCGCCAGCAATGCCCAGCAATCCGGCTTCGACTCCAAAGAGCAGATAGAGATCGCGGCGCTGATAGCCCGCCGTCTTGAGCATGGCGATCTCGGTCTGGCGGCGGCGCAGCAAGACCTGCATGGTATTGATGATGCCCACGCCCCCGATCAACAGCGCCAGCAGGCCCACCACCTGGAGGAAATAGCGAATCAACTGTACCTGATCCTCATTCTGCTGCAAGGCATCTTTCGTGGTCGTCACCGTCGCCAGCGGCAGAGCACTCTGGATGCTCTGCTTGGCCGCGTCAGCGTTCTCATCGCTGTGATCGGGAACATCCGCGTAGATCGCGTTATAGGAAACGGGCTGATTAGAAGCGCCAGGCAGCGCCTTGTACGAATTCAGAGACACCAGCGCCTCATCTCCCTGGAACAGCCCGCCATTTTCAATGACACCAACAATCGTGCCGGTTACAACACGCCCATCCCCCGCATGAATCGTGATGGTATCGCCCACCTGCGCGCCCAGGGTCATCAGCAGGCTCTGAGTCACGACCAGATTATTGCCCGTTAAGAGCGACGCCAGGCTCCCATTGGGAGGATTTGTGAAGGTAGGCACACCCGCCAGTGGAAAGACCTGTGGGTCTACCGCCGCCAGGTTGTAGAATTGAAACTGCCCGTCGTTGTCAATACTCTGCGCTTGCGATTCAGCAACAGCGGTATATTGAGTAATCTCGTTTTGTGATTTGAGAGTGTCAAACGTCGTAACCTGCTCGGCTGTGAGCGGTACAATATCGCTGCGAACAGAAATATCACCGCCGTTGCCTGCCCGAATATTACTTGTTAGCCCATCGTTGACCATATTGCCCACAAGCTGCAATGCCACAATCGCCAGCACTCCCACCGCGATACAAAAGATCGCCAGCAGCGTTCGTTGCCCTCCGCGCGCCAGTGAGCGACTTGGATACGACCAGTAGAACCCGGCCTTCATGATCTCTGCTCCATCTCTTCAAGGAGAGGCTTTTTACATACTCCTGATTATTCGACGGCAGCCGCCACCAGACCATCCACAATGCGAACCGAGCGATCAGCCGAGGCAGCCACATCAGGATCATGCGTCGCAATAATGAACGTCGTCCCCGTCTGCTCGCGCAAGCCTCGAATCATTTGCAAAATATTGTCGCTGTTGCTCTGGTCCAGATTGCCGGTTGGCTCATCCATAATGATGATCGCTGGATTCGTCGCCATTGCCCGCGCCACAGCTACCCGCTGTTGTTCGCCGCCGGAAAGCTGGGTGGGCCGATTCCCCAGGCGATGGCCTAATCCCACCAGCCCTAACAGTTCTTTGGCTCGCGCGCTGGCGCTCCCCTCGTGTTTGCCCACATAGAGCGGAATCTCCACATTCTCCTGGGCGGTCAGTGTCGGGATAAGATTAAATGCCTGGAAGACCATCCCTATCTTCTGATTGCGAACTTTCGCTAGCTGGCTCTCGCTCATGCGCGTGATGTCGATCCCATCAATCAACACCTGGCCGCTCGTGGGGTTATCCAATCCGGCAATGATGCCCAGCAGGGTAGACTTACCAGAACCGGAAGGCCCCATAATGGCAACAAACTCGCCTTTATTCACACGCAAGTCAATGCCCCTGAGAATCTCGATTCGGTTGCCGCCCAGGGGTAATGATTTGTGAATGTCTCTGGCTTCCAACGCAGGCGCCATAGTCGTTGCTGCGCCGCCTGATTGTAAGGTTGTCTGTTCCTCAGAGTACGTCATGCGTTTGCGTCTGTCCCTTCTTTTATCTGCTGCGCCAGAGCCGCCCTCTCCTCATGCCCGGCCCTGGCGTCTGGTCAGTATGATTGGCCCATCTGCTTCTACGGCGCAAGGCTGAAAAGGTTGTACCCATCTGAACCATTTCCATAAAGGATAGTACTTGCCACAGGCCATTTAGAACAAGTGTAATACGTCATGTCCATAGCCCTGCCTTTCGTCAGACTTCCTGCTCGCTCCTGGGACTTTATCCGGGTTCGGACTGTTGAGCCGATGGCAAACACCTTTCGGCCCCATTTGCACGAAACCGACCAGGGGCGTCTCATCATCCCTGCTCAGAACGCCGACAGCTAGTGGGGTATGCTCAGTGGTGCAGAGCAGAGCGCCAGCCGCCATCTGCTCTGATGGGTTTCGGCTGGCGCTCTCACGAAGCGAAGAAAAGAGAGTTGACTTATAAAGGGACACGCAGAAATTGCTCGCGGGCCTGAGCAATCTGATTCAGTCGGCGCACCATCGCGCGAACCTCCTGTGCGTAGGCGCTTGTCCAGCTATCGGCATTTGCATTGCTCGCCTGCTGATAGATGACCTCAGCGCCGCGCACCAGGTCCAGATCGAATTGCAGAAGCTGGCGCAGTGTCATCAATTCCTGGCGAAACCGGCCCCAGATGCGGTCAGCAGTTGGCACAGCCATGCCTCGGACACGTCCCTCCAGGTCAGCAATCTCCTGCTGCAAGTCGCGGATACCCTGGACAGCCGCCAGCGCCTCTCGCGGCGGGTCGGGATTTTCGCGTGTCAGCGGCGGAATATGCCGCACTTGATACTCGCCCGCCAGGGTCATCAAGCAAGTAACCGCATCGCTGAGATAGCCGCTGGCTTTGCCGCGCACCAGAAGATCATCAGAGCGCGCCTGGTTCTGCGTGTTATAAAAGTTGTAGCCAAAGCCGGAGAGCGCCAGTTGCAGCGCCTGCACCACCGGATCGTTGGATAGACCGCCACCCGGAGGGTACATGTTCATTGGCTCGCCTGCCTTGGATGCGCCTGTGGGGCTGGCGCTGAATTGCCAGCAGAGACCGCTGCACCGATTTGAGCAGTTGAAAGCGTCGGCATGGCCGCCATAGTAAAGGGCTGCCCAACCGCCATATTGGGCGCAGAGATGATGCCGTGCTGCGCCATCAACATCGCCGTGTAATAGCGTACTGCCTCAACCTCGCTCAAGCCAAATGCCTTGAGCGAAATCAACGAGCGCATACGCTCGTCGCGTGGATAGACCAGCACCTTCACCGTATCCAGGCTAATACCATAGCCCTGCAAAAACTGCTGGAGATGCTGAAAAACGATCTGCGTCAGATCATGAATCTTTTCATTCACCGACTCCAACGGCGTGACTTGAACGATCTGGTTGATCGCCTGCTCGACTACTGGCCCCGCATAGACATTCACCTCAGCCGTCGTCAGCGTGTGGCCGCGATAGGGCATATGCTGCACCAGACGCATCGCGTCTTGCTGGCTGTTGACGTGGATATAATAATCCACATCGTAGCTCATCTCGGCCATCTCGCGCGAGAGCGCAAAACCAGTCGTTTTCACCACCAGCTTAGCGCGGTTGATGTACAGCGCCTCATACTGCCAGGGACTTTGACCATCATAGAAGGCCCGCTGGAAGGAACCCAGGAGCGGCTTTTCAGGCGTCACGACGGGGTACTGGCCGGTCTCATAAATATAGATAACCGCTCCCCGTGATTTCAGGACACAAAAGTGGTTACTCTCCACCGTCAGAAGTGAACCGCTCACAATGTCGTTTCTGGGATAATGCCAGAGGAGTACCTCTGGCCCCATCACCTCTTCGCCGTCAGGAAGAAGCGTAGAAATAACGTGACCGATAGCCATACCCAGATTCCTCCCTTGAAACCTACACTATACTCGGCAGCAATGCCTATTTCTAGTATAGCAGGCGAATCAAGCGGGGAACTCTAGTCGTATTTCGTCCAGACGCTCTTCACCTCGGTGTACAATTCCAGCGCGGCATGGCCGTGTTCGCGCCCGTAGCCGCTCTGTTTATAACCGCCAAAAGGCGAAGCCGCGTCAAAGACGTTGTAGCAGTTAATCCAGACTGTGCCTGCTTTGAGCAGCGAAGCCAGCTTATGCGCCTTGCCCAGATCGCGTGTCCAGATGCCCGCCGCCAGGCCATAGGGGCTGTTATTGGCGCGTTCGGCTACTTCCTCCAGCCCCTCAAATGGCAGAACAACCACCACCGGCCCAAAAATCTCCTCGCGCGCAACTGTCATCTCATCGGTGACGCCGCTGAAGACGGTTGGCTCGACAAAATAGCCGCCTTCCAGACCGTCGCCAGCAGCGCGCTTGCCGCCTGATACTGGCTTCGCGCCTTCGCGCAGACCGCTCTCGATATAGCCCAACACTGTCTGCATCTGACTTTCCGAGACAACCGGTCCCATCTGCACCTTCGGGTCCAGTCCATTGCCCAGCGTCGTCTTGCGCGCCCGATCTGCCAGCCGCTCGGTCAATTCCTCAGCAATAGAACGCTCGGCGAAAAGGCGCGAGCCAGCCGTACAAACCTGGCCCTGGTTGTAGAAAATCGCGTTGAACGCGCCCCTGACGGCTCCCTCCAGATCAGCGTCGGGTAGGACGATATTAGGCGACTTGCCGCCCAGTTCCAGCGAAACCCGTTTCACAGTATCAACCGACTCCCGCGCAATCTGCTTGCCCACTTCGGTTGAGCCGGTGAAGGCAATCTTATCTACTTCGGGATGCCGCACCAGCGCACTGCCCACCCGCGAACCTGGGCCGGTAATAATATTCACTACGCCTTCAGGAAAACCGGCTTCCAGCGCCAGTTCGCCAACGCGCAGCGCCGTCAGCGGCGTGGGGCCAGCCGGTTTCAAGATCATTGTGCATCCCGCCGCCAACGCGGGAGCCAGTTTCCAAGACGCCATGACAATCGGAAAGTTCCAAGGGATAATCAGGCCGCAAACACCAACCGGCTCGCGCAGCGTGTAGTTGAGGATGCCCGGAGCCGAGACAGGGACTGTGTTGCCCTCAAGCTTTGTCGGCCAGCCCGCGTAGTAGCGAAAATGATCAATGGCAATCGCCACCTCGACGCCCGCAATCCTGCGCACCTTACCGCCATCAACCGTCTCCAGTTCTGTCAGTTCCTCGAAGTGCTGTTCCATCAGATCGGCCAGCCTCCAGAGCAGCTTGCTGCGCTCCGCAGGGGCGATCTTGCGCCAGGGGCCGGTAAAAGCCGCGCGCGCCGCTTTGACTGCCTTATCCACATCCTCAACGCCCGCAGAAGCTATGTGTGTCAGCACCTCGCCCGTCGCGGGATTGCGCGTCTCATAGGTTTCGCCCGAAAGAGCCTCGGCCCACTGCCCTCCAATAAGCAGTTTCTTCTTTCCATCCAGAAATTGCGACACCTCTTGCCGCATTGCAATAGTCGCCATATCTTGGGTACTCCTTCGTATGAGTGATCACCGCCCTGGCAGTGGGGCGCAATCACCAATCTTCGCTTACGAGCATCCTCGTTTCCGCGTCAGCACTCAGGGATATTATATCTTCGTTATGAGCACAGGAGAAACAGAAAAAGCACGAAAAAGCGCATCGTGGGGTTGACACACTCATTATCTCCCAGGTATGCTCTATGTAACAATCGTAACCAGACCTGGGGTATCTCCCATATTACGAGCATACATTTCGTGTATACAGTGAGAGCAAAAACGCAGAGTAACAACTGCACAGCATCTAAGCTTTATAACCACCATCATCACGAACAGGGGTGAGGGTTGGCGGCTTATGGCTGCACGCGCCTTCACCCCTTCAAGTAGGTAGGATGTCCAGTCTGGACATCCTACCTACGTTTTTTACTCTCTGATGTATGAAGGCGCTCCCTTGTGAGAAAGGAGTAGAACACAAGCAATGTTTCCAACTGAACGAGAGCAGGACGGGCAGCTTCGGCTGGCGATCCAAAAAGAAGGGCGGCTCACTGAAGACACCCTGGCGCTGCTGCGGGCAATTGGTCTGGAATTTGAGAGCTTTGGTCGGCGCCTGTTTTCCAACTGCCGCAACTTCCCACTGTCCCTGCTCCACACCCGCATTGACGACATTCCAGAATATGTGGCCGCTGGCACAGTAGACCTGGGCATTGTGGGGCGCAATCTGCTGCACGAAGAACAGGGTGCGG
Proteins encoded in this window:
- a CDS encoding FtsX-like permease family protein; amino-acid sequence: MKAGFYWSYPSRSLARGGQRTLLAIFCIAVGVLAIVALQLVGNMVNDGLTSNIRAGNGGDISVRSDIVPLTAEQVTTFDTLKSQNEITQYTAVAESQAQSIDNDGQFQFYNLAAVDPQVFPLAGVPTFTNPPNGSLASLLTGNNLVVTQSLLMTLGAQVGDTITIHAGDGRVVTGTIVGVIENGGLFQGDEALVSLNSYKALPGASNQPVSYNAIYADVPDHSDENADAAKQSIQSALPLATVTTTKDALQQNEDQVQLIRYFLQVVGLLALLIGGVGIINTMQVLLRRRQTEIAMLKTAGYQRRDLYLLFGVEAGLLGIAGGIVGAAAGVGVSFLVKSLVEQLFSIALPGSIDPVTVVSGVAIGFFTALIFGLLPIVQASQIRPVEVLRGIAERRGGTGIAVSILLAVLLAVLFFFLALSILKSVGVALGLVAGAGIFLLLLSLAFTLIAFIIGKLPVPERFSLWFVLLIGGALLISAAITLAIPAFGVLFLVVSLLGLVVVILPRTWKSNVKMALRNIGRQKIRTSTTMVALFVGVFAIGLILTLGQNIKDEINSALSTQLKYNSFLLVGSADKAAVDQKLAQISEIQGQTVNAVAQDIPLAVNNVDIGTFLQGVSDAGSSSSVGRQGAIFFLSGVTGYDLAQGTVPDTKIVKGFQASQVGRNLIAQDASPNPDGSYNVLMPQAASLGPLNLKLDDLVKVGSRDGKTTATLKVVGFYPTSFTGTNLPIYGANSLVNTLSGGNPLYVYSLKLDPNQAHDTLQQIQKAVPSVQTFSVVDLLVFINGLLNNLIILLTAIASLAMLAGIIIIANAVALAMLERRRELGILKSVGYTSRSVLSEVLMENGVVGFTGALLAMLLVTLATVVLAKVVFKITLGVSAPIVLGIVLATAVICMLVAWLVAWNATRVRPLEVLRYE
- a CDS encoding ABC transporter ATP-binding protein; translated protein: MTYSEEQTTLQSGGAATTMAPALEARDIHKSLPLGGNRIEILRGIDLRVNKGEFVAIMGPSGSGKSTLLGIIAGLDNPTSGQVLIDGIDITRMSESQLAKVRNQKIGMVFQAFNLIPTLTAQENVEIPLYVGKHEGSASARAKELLGLVGLGHRLGNRPTQLSGGEQQRVAVARAMATNPAIIIMDEPTGNLDQSNSDNILQMIRGLREQTGTTFIIATHDPDVAASADRSVRIVDGLVAAAVE
- a CDS encoding SPFH domain-containing protein, with the translated sequence MAIGHVISTLLPDGEEVMGPEVLLWHYPRNDIVSGSLLTVESNHFCVLKSRGAVIYIYETGQYPVVTPEKPLLGSFQRAFYDGQSPWQYEALYINRAKLVVKTTGFALSREMAEMSYDVDYYIHVNSQQDAMRLVQHMPYRGHTLTTAEVNVYAGPVVEQAINQIVQVTPLESVNEKIHDLTQIVFQHLQQFLQGYGISLDTVKVLVYPRDERMRSLISLKAFGLSEVEAVRYYTAMLMAQHGIISAPNMAVGQPFTMAAMPTLSTAQIGAAVSAGNSAPAPQAHPRQASQ
- a CDS encoding aldehyde dehydrogenase family protein, encoding MATIAMRQEVSQFLDGKKKLLIGGQWAEALSGETYETRNPATGEVLTHIASAGVEDVDKAVKAARAAFTGPWRKIAPAERSKLLWRLADLMEQHFEELTELETVDGGKVRRIAGVEVAIAIDHFRYYAGWPTKLEGNTVPVSAPGILNYTLREPVGVCGLIIPWNFPIVMASWKLAPALAAGCTMILKPAGPTPLTALRVGELALEAGFPEGVVNIITGPGSRVGSALVRHPEVDKIAFTGSTEVGKQIARESVDTVKRVSLELGGKSPNIVLPDADLEGAVRGAFNAIFYNQGQVCTAGSRLFAERSIAEELTERLADRARKTTLGNGLDPKVQMGPVVSESQMQTVLGYIESGLREGAKPVSGGKRAAGDGLEGGYFVEPTVFSGVTDEMTVAREEIFGPVVVVLPFEGLEEVAERANNSPYGLAAGIWTRDLGKAHKLASLLKAGTVWINCYNVFDAASPFGGYKQSGYGREHGHAALELYTEVKSVWTKYD